One region of Acidithiobacillus sp. genomic DNA includes:
- a CDS encoding phosphatase PAP2 family protein: MRGPQRWELLTLLLLGLGVAALLWLYAGDFLAGVLLRRGALLDARWEAEILQSRDPVWQPFWVGVTRLGGPDFLPWLVAVMAVACFAAWRFFDGILLVSGAVVFAVLVQLVKVTTARARPPTATEMLLPAFPSGHVGLSVMVYGLLALYLLVMVRHRGLRLAMVTLLAVLVAAISWSRLILGVDWPSDVFGAWLLSGLWLGLLWGGWQTYRYRHPRYVLTGARKIWSRVALGLLSIAGMVVMGHVLAF; encoded by the coding sequence TTGCGCGGACCACAACGCTGGGAGCTGTTGACTTTACTGCTGCTCGGCTTGGGGGTGGCAGCGTTGCTCTGGCTTTACGCTGGTGATTTTCTCGCGGGTGTGCTCTTGCGTCGGGGGGCGCTGTTGGATGCCCGTTGGGAGGCGGAGATTCTACAGTCCCGGGACCCTGTCTGGCAACCGTTCTGGGTCGGGGTGACCCGGCTTGGCGGCCCAGATTTTCTGCCTTGGCTGGTAGCAGTGATGGCGGTTGCCTGCTTCGCTGCATGGCGTTTTTTCGATGGCATTCTGCTGGTTTCAGGCGCCGTAGTATTCGCAGTGCTCGTTCAGTTGGTAAAAGTGACTACGGCACGTGCCCGGCCTCCGACGGCGACAGAAATGCTGTTGCCTGCGTTCCCAAGCGGGCACGTGGGCCTCAGTGTGATGGTCTATGGCCTTTTGGCTTTGTACCTCCTTGTTATGGTGCGGCATCGTGGCCTGCGTCTGGCGATGGTGACGTTGCTTGCGGTATTGGTCGCAGCCATCTCCTGGAGTCGCCTGATCCTGGGGGTAGATTGGCCTAGTGATGTGTTTGGGGCCTGGTTGCTGTCCGGATTATGGCTGGGCCTGCTCTGGGGGGGCTGGCAAACTTATCGCTACCGACATCCACGATATGTGCTGACTGGTGCTCGCAAGATTTGGAGCAGAGTGGCCTTGGGATTGCTGAGTATCGCCGGAATGGTCGTGATGGGGCATGTATTAGCATTCTGA
- a CDS encoding YtxH domain-containing protein: protein MKNAEGFVIGVLIGAVSALLLAPASGAETRQELRRAMDKGRDRLRNMESLAEERIGVLIDEIQEKTARLMDAGSDLVESKRQDLLEAIQVAKRALAEERDILTRASRARRIEAQETDI from the coding sequence ATGAAGAATGCAGAAGGTTTTGTTATTGGCGTGCTGATTGGCGCGGTCAGCGCCCTGCTGCTTGCCCCGGCCAGTGGTGCAGAGACGCGCCAGGAACTGCGTCGCGCTATGGATAAGGGACGGGATCGCCTGCGCAATATGGAGTCGCTGGCCGAAGAACGTATCGGTGTGCTCATTGATGAAATCCAGGAAAAGACCGCACGCCTGATGGATGCGGGCAGTGACTTGGTCGAGTCCAAACGCCAGGATCTGCTGGAGGCTATTCAGGTAGCCAAGCGAGCATTGGCAGAGGAGCGGGATATCCTGACCCGGGCCAGCCGGGCGCGCCGTATTGAGGCACAGGAAACCGATATCTAA
- a CDS encoding DsrE/DsrF/DrsH-like family protein, with translation MADKLLMVMVNTDPSNPQELGAPFFQATVAAAMDFEVEVVLTARAGELAKKGVAEKMFVMPGSPKSVYDFIKDAHEAGVKFFVCTPTLELWECTKEDLIPEIQDIVGGAYVIEQAMDDDVVTFTY, from the coding sequence ATGGCTGATAAATTGTTGATGGTTATGGTGAACACTGATCCATCCAACCCCCAGGAGTTGGGTGCGCCTTTCTTTCAGGCAACAGTGGCTGCCGCGATGGACTTTGAGGTTGAAGTTGTGTTGACCGCACGCGCTGGCGAGCTGGCCAAGAAGGGTGTTGCGGAAAAAATGTTTGTTATGCCGGGCAGCCCCAAGAGTGTTTATGACTTTATCAAGGATGCCCATGAGGCGGGTGTGAAATTCTTTGTTTGCACTCCGACCCTTGAATTGTGGGAATGCACCAAGGAAGACCTGATTCCCGAAATCCAGGACATCGTCGGTGGTGCTTATGTCATTGAGCAGGCCATGGACGACGACGTGGTTACCTTTACCTACTAA
- a CDS encoding hypoxanthine-guanine phosphoribosyltransferase, producing the protein MTPTHLGPAEHLFSAEEVETAIQRMAVAINKDLEHLSPQRPVVLLCVLTGAVVVVGQLMPQLHFPLVLDCVQVGRYGAETSGGTLQWRTRPKEPLAGAVVLLVDDILDEGVTLQALQEYCKAEGAAAIHTAVMVRKVRPRAIDVQVDYVGLEVPDRFVFGYGLDARGLGRNAPGIFVLPEDG; encoded by the coding sequence ATGACACCTACCCATTTAGGGCCCGCTGAGCATCTGTTTAGCGCGGAAGAGGTGGAGACGGCCATCCAGCGGATGGCCGTTGCCATTAATAAAGACCTAGAACATTTGTCGCCGCAGCGTCCGGTGGTGTTGCTTTGTGTGCTGACGGGTGCCGTCGTAGTGGTCGGTCAACTGATGCCTCAGCTGCATTTTCCCCTGGTACTCGACTGCGTACAAGTCGGTCGCTACGGTGCGGAAACCAGTGGTGGTACCTTGCAGTGGCGTACGCGCCCCAAAGAACCACTGGCAGGTGCTGTGGTTTTGCTGGTGGACGATATCCTTGATGAGGGCGTCACCCTGCAAGCCTTGCAGGAATACTGCAAGGCGGAGGGCGCTGCGGCCATTCATACGGCGGTGATGGTGCGGAAAGTCCGTCCTCGCGCGATTGATGTACAGGTGGACTATGTGGGGCTGGAAGTGCCGGACCGCTTTGTGTTCGGTTACGGGCTGGATGCACGCGGCCTGGGGCGGAACGCACCGGGTATTTTTGTTCTGCCGGAGGACGGCTGA
- a CDS encoding S-methyl-5'-thioinosine phosphorylase — MGVVGIIGGSGLTQLKNLQIRNRRVIRTPFGETSGPLTFGQLGGQEVVFIARHGYGHTIPPHRVNYRANIWALHHVGVTHVIAVAAVGGITAAMQSGVLCLPEQLIDYTSGRPSTFFEGGESMVVHIDFSQPYCQQVRERLLQAAGSADIVVIDGGTYAATQGPRLETIAEIRRIERDGGDVVGMTGAPEAVLAREIGLCYAPLSLVVNPAAGKSAEPITMEAIDAVMHEGMGRVRKVLENAVPLLADSRQCSCTTSVGPEALNHLHHKK; from the coding sequence ATGGGTGTGGTGGGCATTATCGGTGGCAGCGGTCTGACTCAGCTCAAAAATTTGCAGATTCGCAACCGTCGGGTGATCCGCACCCCCTTCGGGGAGACGTCTGGCCCCCTGACTTTTGGCCAGTTGGGTGGGCAAGAAGTCGTTTTTATCGCACGCCACGGTTATGGGCACACGATCCCTCCGCACAGGGTCAATTATCGCGCCAATATCTGGGCGCTGCACCATGTCGGTGTGACGCATGTTATTGCGGTGGCGGCGGTGGGTGGAATCACTGCTGCCATGCAGTCAGGCGTCCTCTGTCTGCCTGAACAGCTAATTGATTACACCAGTGGGCGTCCCAGCACCTTCTTTGAGGGTGGGGAAAGCATGGTGGTTCATATCGACTTTTCTCAGCCCTATTGTCAGCAGGTACGTGAGCGCCTGCTGCAGGCGGCGGGATCTGCGGATATCGTGGTTATTGACGGTGGTACCTATGCGGCTACCCAAGGACCGCGCCTGGAAACCATCGCCGAAATTCGCCGTATCGAAAGGGACGGTGGAGATGTGGTGGGGATGACCGGGGCTCCGGAAGCGGTGTTGGCACGGGAAATCGGTCTGTGCTACGCGCCCTTGTCGCTGGTGGTCAATCCGGCGGCGGGCAAGTCGGCGGAACCGATCACCATGGAAGCTATTGATGCGGTCATGCACGAGGGAATGGGGCGGGTGCGAAAAGTGTTGGAAAATGCGGTGCCTTTGCTCGCGGACAGTCGGCAGTGCAGTTGTACTACTTCCGTGGGACCAGAAGCGCTCAACCATTTGCATCACAAAAAGTAA
- the gorA gene encoding glutathione-disulfide reductase gives MTQSYDLIVIGGGSGGIAMANRAARYGASTALVAAGPLGGTCVNAGCVPKKIFWNAAHLAGQMKMAEEYGFDAVTPRCHWELLKQRRDAYIERLNDRYAQGLNGNGVTLIRGHARFSGAHQVRVDDNTLEAEHILIATGGQPVWPDIPGAELGITSDGFFTLEKAPRCVAVVGAGYIAVELAGVLNALGSDVSLVMRRKHFLNDFESMLRENLMDAMLHQGINLLAQRQVREVEKRADGLCLHFQDGDCLGGLDAIIWAIGRRPNSADLDLELANIAAAPQGFIPVDAFQNTQASGIYAVGDVTAGPALTPVAIAAGRRLADRLFDAQTARHLDTHLVPTVIFSHPPIATIGLSEAAAQEQYGEEAVKVYQTIFTPMLRAFSAEPEKAAMKLVTVGREEKIIGLHAIGDGVDEMLQGFAVALHMGATKQDFDDTIAIHPTSSEEFVTMR, from the coding sequence ATGACGCAATCCTATGATCTCATTGTTATCGGTGGGGGCAGCGGCGGCATCGCCATGGCCAACCGCGCCGCCCGCTATGGGGCAAGCACCGCGCTGGTCGCCGCCGGTCCATTGGGCGGCACCTGCGTGAATGCAGGCTGCGTCCCCAAAAAAATCTTCTGGAATGCCGCCCACCTTGCCGGGCAAATGAAAATGGCGGAAGAATACGGCTTCGATGCCGTAACACCCCGCTGCCACTGGGAACTCCTGAAGCAGCGGCGTGACGCCTACATCGAGCGACTCAATGACCGCTATGCTCAGGGCCTGAATGGTAATGGCGTTACCTTGATTCGCGGGCATGCCCGTTTCTCCGGCGCGCATCAGGTCCGTGTGGATGACAACACACTAGAAGCCGAGCATATTCTGATCGCCACGGGCGGACAGCCGGTCTGGCCCGACATTCCGGGTGCCGAACTGGGCATCACCTCAGACGGGTTTTTTACCCTCGAAAAGGCGCCGCGCTGTGTTGCCGTGGTCGGCGCGGGTTACATCGCGGTAGAACTCGCAGGGGTACTCAACGCGCTCGGCAGCGACGTTTCTCTGGTTATGCGTCGCAAGCATTTCCTCAATGATTTCGAGTCGATGCTGCGCGAAAATCTCATGGATGCCATGCTCCATCAAGGCATCAATCTCCTTGCCCAACGCCAGGTCCGGGAAGTGGAAAAACGCGCCGATGGCTTGTGCCTGCACTTTCAGGACGGTGACTGCCTCGGTGGGCTGGACGCCATCATCTGGGCTATCGGCCGCCGCCCGAACAGCGCCGACCTTGACCTCGAGCTCGCGAACATCGCCGCTGCCCCGCAGGGTTTTATCCCCGTGGATGCTTTCCAGAATACCCAGGCATCCGGCATCTATGCTGTTGGCGACGTCACCGCTGGCCCGGCACTCACGCCCGTCGCCATCGCCGCCGGGCGTCGTCTCGCCGACCGCCTCTTCGACGCCCAGACAGCGCGTCATCTCGATACCCATCTGGTACCCACCGTGATCTTCAGCCATCCCCCCATCGCGACCATTGGGCTCAGTGAGGCAGCTGCCCAGGAGCAATACGGAGAAGAGGCGGTCAAAGTCTACCAGACAATCTTTACCCCAATGCTCCGCGCCTTTTCGGCGGAACCGGAAAAAGCCGCGATGAAGCTGGTCACGGTGGGCAGGGAGGAAAAGATTATTGGCCTACATGCCATCGGTGACGGTGTGGACGAAATGCTTCAAGGTTTTGCGGTAGCCCTGCACATGGGCGCGACCAAACAGGATTTTGATGACACCATTGCCATCCATCCCACCAGCTCCGAGGAATTCGTCACCATGCGCTGA
- a CDS encoding glutathione peroxidase, translating into MKLTSIEGQSVPQVVFRTRDDNQWRDVSTDELFKGKTVIVFSLPGAYTPTCSSSHLPRYNELAPTFRENGVDDILCMSVNDAFVMDAWAKELAVENIHLIPDGNGEFTEGMGMLVDKSELGFGKRSWRYSMLVKNGVIEKMFIEPDKPGDPFEVSDADTMLHYLNPEARDPEFITVFTREGCPHCARAKALLKRHGMAFEEIKTGMGTGVSSRTIRAVSGRSTVPQIFIGGKHIGGADDLENYFGGK; encoded by the coding sequence ATGAAACTGACCAGCATAGAAGGCCAAAGCGTTCCCCAGGTCGTATTCCGCACCCGCGATGATAATCAGTGGCGCGATGTCAGCACCGACGAACTTTTCAAGGGCAAGACCGTGATCGTGTTCTCCCTGCCCGGCGCCTATACCCCAACTTGTTCCTCCAGCCATCTGCCGCGCTACAACGAACTTGCGCCGACCTTTCGCGAAAATGGCGTAGATGACATCCTCTGCATGTCAGTGAATGACGCCTTCGTCATGGATGCCTGGGCCAAAGAACTGGCTGTCGAAAACATCCACCTGATTCCCGATGGTAATGGTGAATTCACGGAAGGCATGGGCATGCTGGTGGACAAGAGCGAACTTGGCTTCGGCAAGCGTTCCTGGCGCTACTCTATGCTGGTGAAGAATGGCGTCATCGAAAAAATGTTCATCGAGCCCGACAAGCCCGGTGACCCTTTCGAGGTGTCTGATGCGGATACCATGCTCCACTACCTCAACCCGGAGGCACGCGACCCCGAGTTCATCACCGTCTTTACCCGCGAAGGCTGCCCGCATTGTGCCCGCGCTAAAGCACTTTTGAAGAGGCACGGTATGGCTTTTGAAGAGATCAAAACAGGTATGGGTACCGGCGTCAGTTCGCGGACGATTCGCGCGGTGAGCGGACGTTCGACTGTGCCGCAAATCTTTATCGGCGGCAAACACATCGGCGGTGCCGACGATCTGGAGAATTACTTCGGCGGGAAGTAA
- the serB gene encoding phosphoserine phosphatase SerB, giving the protein MSSTRLAILSPASRGPMSLPASMGQLVADVESHQELWGCWLQSWNLPVTVSEIAPFLDELARQALHQEREVIWAPMSSASSAVRLVLHGAAQPEALRRTLTTLHLQSLMPGRVLHCQGDDLALVLHGPSGPLGASNHRLIEALEGVFLDVAVTPLWGKGHFRLLLADMDSTLIGIECIDEMADHLGLRRQVAAITERSMAGELDFQTSLRERVRLLAGTPASIIDTIIRERLRLSPGARELVAAAKAQGLEVGVVSGGFTQFTRHLQEALDLDYAFANTLEIIDGQITGQVLGDIVDATAKADLLDLLAISLGTDASHCIAIGDGANDLPMIRKAGVGIAYHAKAVVRAQADFQIRYGGLDTASTYLGWDNA; this is encoded by the coding sequence ATGAGCAGCACGCGCCTCGCTATTCTCAGCCCCGCCTCACGCGGCCCCATGAGCCTGCCAGCTAGCATGGGCCAACTGGTGGCGGATGTGGAAAGCCACCAGGAACTCTGGGGCTGCTGGCTGCAAAGCTGGAATTTGCCGGTCACCGTTAGTGAAATCGCCCCATTCCTCGACGAACTCGCGCGCCAGGCGCTGCATCAGGAACGAGAAGTGATCTGGGCTCCTATGAGCAGCGCCAGCAGTGCTGTACGTCTGGTGCTGCATGGTGCGGCACAACCCGAGGCACTGCGCCGGACACTGACCACCCTGCATCTGCAAAGCCTTATGCCGGGCCGCGTGCTCCATTGCCAGGGAGACGATCTGGCCCTCGTCCTGCACGGTCCCAGCGGCCCCTTGGGCGCCAGCAACCACCGTCTCATTGAAGCTCTGGAAGGCGTCTTTCTGGATGTTGCCGTGACTCCTCTCTGGGGCAAGGGTCATTTCCGATTATTGCTGGCCGATATGGACTCGACCTTGATCGGCATTGAATGCATTGACGAAATGGCCGACCACCTTGGTCTCCGGCGGCAGGTCGCCGCCATCACCGAGCGCTCCATGGCCGGCGAACTGGATTTTCAAACCTCCCTGCGCGAGCGGGTACGTCTGCTGGCCGGTACGCCAGCGAGCATCATCGATACCATCATCCGTGAGCGCTTGCGGCTCAGTCCCGGTGCCCGAGAACTGGTGGCAGCGGCTAAGGCCCAAGGGCTGGAGGTCGGTGTCGTGTCCGGCGGCTTTACCCAGTTTACCCGCCACCTGCAAGAGGCGCTGGACCTCGACTACGCCTTCGCCAATACCCTGGAGATCATCGACGGGCAAATCACCGGCCAGGTGCTCGGAGACATCGTCGATGCCACCGCCAAGGCCGATCTCCTCGACCTGCTGGCCATCAGTCTGGGCACCGATGCCAGCCATTGCATCGCTATTGGCGATGGCGCCAATGACCTGCCCATGATCCGCAAGGCGGGCGTTGGCATTGCCTACCATGCGAAAGCCGTCGTCCGCGCTCAGGCGGATTTTCAAATTCGCTATGGTGGTCTCGACACAGCATCTACCTATCTCGGCTGGGACAACGCCTGA